The Bubalus kerabau isolate K-KA32 ecotype Philippines breed swamp buffalo chromosome 16, PCC_UOA_SB_1v2, whole genome shotgun sequence genome includes a region encoding these proteins:
- the CRYBB2 gene encoding beta-crystallin B2, translating into MASDHQTQAGKPQPLNPKIIIFEQENFQGHSHELNGPCPNLKETGVEKAGSVLVQAGPWVGYEQANCKGEQFVFEKGEYPRWDSWTSSRRTDSLSSLRPIKVDSQEHKITLYENPNFTGKKMEVIDDDVPSFHAHGYQEKVSSVRVQSGTWVGYQYPGYRGLQYLLEKGDYKDSGDFGAPQPQVQSVRRIRDMQWHQRGAFHPSS; encoded by the exons ATGGCCTCAGATCACCAGACCCAAGCGGGCAAGCCGCAGCCCCTCAACCCCAAG ATCATCATCTTTGAGCAGGAGAACTTCCAGGGTCACTCGCATGAGCTCAATGGGCCCTGCCCCAACCTGAAAGAGACTGGCGTGGAGAAGGCGGGCTCCGTCCTGGTGCAGGCTGGACC CTGGGTGGGCTATGAGCAGGCCAACTGCAAAGGGGAGCAGTTCGTGTTTGAGAAGGGTGAGTACCCCCGCTGGGACTCGTGGACCAGCAGTCGGAGGACGGACTCGCTCAGCTCCCTGAGGCCCATCAAAGTG GACAGCCAGGAACACAAGATCACCCTGTATGAGAACCCCAACTTCACGGGGAAGAAGATGGAGGTGATAGACGATGACGTGCCCAGCTTCCATGCCCATGGCTACCAGGAGAAGGTGTCTTCCGTGCGGGTGCAGAGCGGCAC GTGGGTCGGCTACCAGTACCCCGGCTACCGCGGGCTGCAgtacctgctggagaagggcgATTACAAGGACAGCGGTGACTTCGGGGCCCCCCAGCCCCAGGTGCAGTCCGTGCGCCGCATCCGGGACATGCAGTGGCACCAGCGGGGCGCCTTCCACCCCTCCAGCTAG